The Polypterus senegalus isolate Bchr_013 chromosome 1, ASM1683550v1, whole genome shotgun sequence genome includes a window with the following:
- the LOC120514821 gene encoding uncharacterized protein LOC120514821 isoform X1: MSRYNNQVKGISDEGVRLHGNSCMELLVVYYCLLFWIVAVICPEVPMASGSDLSVSCNHQSYQLYWFRQQHPGEVPVPLLHTYGPGDDSAFRYPGTSDRVSVTSEGTLVIRNASEEDENFYYYCAAKDQAGEILFRNVSKPKRKDTTMDADPNIRALPERCSCTLPVMVSIALGLLLLMLSHALIYTAYVLKSKDSKKQLERLFPNMDEAKQTRRKCGAQKAVSQVQCERSFSALKRIKSHLRSTMTQEHLKVFMLMLVEKSGHDIDI, translated from the exons ATGAGCCGCTATAATAATCAAGTGAAAGGAATTTCTGATGAAGGtgtgaggctgcatggcaattCCTGCATGGAGCTGCTCGTAGTTTACT ATTGCCTCCTCTTTTGGATTGTTGCTGTTATTTGTCCTGAGGTGCCAATGGCCTCTGGCTCAGATCTGTCGGTGTCCTGTAATCACCAATCCTACCAACTCTACTGGTTCAGACAGCAGCACCCTGGAGAGGTCCCAGTGCCCCTTCTACACACCTATGGACCGGGAGACGACTCGGCCTTCCGCTACCCCGGGACCTCAGACAGAGTCTCAGTGACATCAGAGGGCACGCTGGTCATTAGGAATGCGAGTGAGGAGGACGAGAACTTTTACTATTACTGTGCGGCGAAAGACCAAGCAGGCGAGATCTTATTTAGAAACGTTAGTAAACCTAAACGGAAAG ATACCACAATGGATGCTGACCCCAACATCAGAG CCTTACCTGAGAGATGCAGCTGCACACTGCCAGTCATGGTTTCCATTGCACTAGGTCTTCTTCTTTTGATGCTCAGCCATGCCCTTATTTATACAGCATACGTCCTGAAGAGTAAAG ATAGTAAGAAACAGCTGGAG cgtctttttcCAAATATGGATGAAGCAAAACAGACGAGGAGAAAATGTGGGGCTCAGAAGGCTGTGTCGCAAGTGCAGTGTGAAAGATCATTCTCTGCATTGAAGAGAATCAAAAGCCACCTGAGAAGCACAATGACGCAAGAACATCTTAAGGTGTTCATGTTGATGTTGGTGGAGAAAagtggacatgacattgacatttga
- the LOC120514821 gene encoding uncharacterized protein LOC120514821 isoform X2 gives MSRYNNQVKGISDEGVRLHGNSCMELLVVYYCLLFWIVAVICPEVPMASGSDLSVSCNHQSYQLYWFRQQHPGEVPVPLLHTYGPGDDSAFRYPGTSDRVSVTSEGTLVIRNASEEDENFYYYCAAKDQAGEILFRNVSKPKRKALPERCSCTLPVMVSIALGLLLLMLSHALIYTAYVLKSKDSKKQLERLFPNMDEAKQTRRKCGAQKAVSQVQCERSFSALKRIKSHLRSTMTQEHLKVFMLMLVEKSGHDIDI, from the exons ATGAGCCGCTATAATAATCAAGTGAAAGGAATTTCTGATGAAGGtgtgaggctgcatggcaattCCTGCATGGAGCTGCTCGTAGTTTACT ATTGCCTCCTCTTTTGGATTGTTGCTGTTATTTGTCCTGAGGTGCCAATGGCCTCTGGCTCAGATCTGTCGGTGTCCTGTAATCACCAATCCTACCAACTCTACTGGTTCAGACAGCAGCACCCTGGAGAGGTCCCAGTGCCCCTTCTACACACCTATGGACCGGGAGACGACTCGGCCTTCCGCTACCCCGGGACCTCAGACAGAGTCTCAGTGACATCAGAGGGCACGCTGGTCATTAGGAATGCGAGTGAGGAGGACGAGAACTTTTACTATTACTGTGCGGCGAAAGACCAAGCAGGCGAGATCTTATTTAGAAACGTTAGTAAACCTAAACGGAAAG CCTTACCTGAGAGATGCAGCTGCACACTGCCAGTCATGGTTTCCATTGCACTAGGTCTTCTTCTTTTGATGCTCAGCCATGCCCTTATTTATACAGCATACGTCCTGAAGAGTAAAG ATAGTAAGAAACAGCTGGAG cgtctttttcCAAATATGGATGAAGCAAAACAGACGAGGAGAAAATGTGGGGCTCAGAAGGCTGTGTCGCAAGTGCAGTGTGAAAGATCATTCTCTGCATTGAAGAGAATCAAAAGCCACCTGAGAAGCACAATGACGCAAGAACATCTTAAGGTGTTCATGTTGATGTTGGTGGAGAAAagtggacatgacattgacatttga
- the LOC120514821 gene encoding uncharacterized protein LOC120514821 isoform X3 yields the protein MSRYNNQVKGISDEGVRLHGNSCMELLVVYYCLLFWIVAVICPEVPMASGSDLSVSCNHQSYQLYWFRQQHPGEVPVPLLHTYGPGDDSAFRYPGTSDRVSVTSEGTLVIRNASEEDENFYYYCAAKDQAGEILFRNVSKPKRKDTTMDADPNIRALPERCSCTLPVMVSIALGLLLLMLSHALIYTAYVLKSKDSKKQLEDDPGTMDPEGNPQLLSCKDAEDYDVRSKEADMGKKGDQ from the exons ATGAGCCGCTATAATAATCAAGTGAAAGGAATTTCTGATGAAGGtgtgaggctgcatggcaattCCTGCATGGAGCTGCTCGTAGTTTACT ATTGCCTCCTCTTTTGGATTGTTGCTGTTATTTGTCCTGAGGTGCCAATGGCCTCTGGCTCAGATCTGTCGGTGTCCTGTAATCACCAATCCTACCAACTCTACTGGTTCAGACAGCAGCACCCTGGAGAGGTCCCAGTGCCCCTTCTACACACCTATGGACCGGGAGACGACTCGGCCTTCCGCTACCCCGGGACCTCAGACAGAGTCTCAGTGACATCAGAGGGCACGCTGGTCATTAGGAATGCGAGTGAGGAGGACGAGAACTTTTACTATTACTGTGCGGCGAAAGACCAAGCAGGCGAGATCTTATTTAGAAACGTTAGTAAACCTAAACGGAAAG ATACCACAATGGATGCTGACCCCAACATCAGAG CCTTACCTGAGAGATGCAGCTGCACACTGCCAGTCATGGTTTCCATTGCACTAGGTCTTCTTCTTTTGATGCTCAGCCATGCCCTTATTTATACAGCATACGTCCTGAAGAGTAAAG ATAGTAAGAAACAGCTGGAG GATGACCCTGGTACGATGGATCCAGAAGGCAATCCTCAG CTGCTGTCTTGTAAAGACGCTGAAGATTATGATGTGCGCTCCAAAGAGGCAGatatggggaagaaaggtgaccAGTAA